The following is a genomic window from Cupriavidus taiwanensis.
CGTGGCGCGGCAGAACAACTTCGGCGGGTTGTGGGATAACTTTGCCATGCGCGGCTTCACCGGGCATGAAAACACCGGCGCCGGCTACCTGGTCAACGGCTTCGCCGCCAACCGCGGCTATACCGCGCCGCTGGACGCGGCCACCATCGACCGCGTCGAAGTGCTCAAGGGCCCGACCTCATCGCTGTACGGCAGCAGCGAACCCGGCGGCACCTTCAACGTGGTCACGCGCCAGCCGCAGTTCCGCCCCGCGCAGCGCTACGGTTTCGAGCTGGGCACGCGCGACGGCTACCGTGCCACCGCGGACATCACCGGTCCGCTGGGCGAAGGCATCGCCGGCCGGCTGATCGCGGTCGCCGACCACCAGGGCAGCACGCGCGACTTCATCCACAGCCAGCGCTACCTGGTGGCGCCGTCGTTCACGTGGATGCTGGGCCGAGACACCATCCTGCAGTACGCGGCGGAATTCCAGCGCTACACCACGCCGATGGATCGCGGCGTGGTGGCTGTCAACGGCCAGCTGGGCCGCATCCCGCGCTCGCGCTTCCTGGGCGAGCCCGGCGACGGCAGCCTGCGCCTGGACAGCCAGTCGCACCAGCTCAGCGTGGAGCACCAGTTCTCGCCGGACTGGAAGGGCAGGCTCGGCCTGTCGTACCGCGGCGGCGCGCTGGTGGGGCATTCGAGCGAGGCCGCGTCGCTCGCCGCCGATGGCCGCACGTTGTGGCGCCAGCACCGCTACCGCGATTTCCAGTCCGACGATGTTTCGCTGCAGGCCAGCGTGACCGGCAAGTTCAGCACCGGCCCGGTGGGGCATGAACTGCTGCTGGGCGTGGACGCCTACCGCTTCGGCAACACCATGGCGATCCTGCGCAAGAACCCCAGCGCCGCGGCGCCGTATGCGATCGATATCTACAACCCGGTCTATGGCCAGCCGGCGCCGCCGCTGGCGTGGAACATGGACACCTACGAGCGCCAGCACAATATCGGCGCCTATGCCCAGGACCAGATCAGTCTGGGCGAGCGCTGGCGCGTGCTGGCCGGCGTGCGCTTCGACAGCTTCAGCCAGTCGCTGGACGACCACCTGCGCGGCACCCGCACCACGCAGCACCACAACGCGGTGTCGCCGCGCGTGGGCGTGAGCTACCTGGCCAGCAACAACCTGTCGCTGTTCGCCAATGCCAGCCAGTCGTTCCGACCCAATGCCGGCACCGATGCCGCCGGCCAGCCGTTCGACCCCGAGCGCGGCCGCGCGCTGGAGGCCGGCATCAAGTTCGACAGCGACGACCGCCGCACCGGCGCCACGCTGGCCGTGTTCGAGATCCGCAAGCGCAATGTGCTGGCCGCCGACCCGGCCGATCCGTCGTTCTATCTCGCCGCCGGTGAAGCGCGCAGCCGCGGCGTCGAGCTCGACGTGGCCGGGCAGCTCGGCACGCACTGGCGCGTCTCGGGCAGCTTTGCGCTGACCGATGCCGAGATCACGCAGGACACCCGCCTCGCCCCCGGCACGCCGTTGTCCAACGTGCCGCGCACCAGCGCCAGCCTGCTGGCGATGTATGAAGACGCGGCCCCGGTGGGCCAGCGCTACGGCGCCGGCGCCGGCCTGCGCTACGTGGGGCGGCGCCCGGGCGACGTGCAGGACAGCTTCGCGCTGCCGGCCTACGTGCTGGTGGACCTGCACGGCTACTGGCAATACAGCCGTCATGTGCGCGTCTCGCTCAACGTCGGCAACCTGTTCGACAAGACCTATTACGCCAGCTCGTACAGCAGCCTGTGGGTGGCGCCCGGCGCGGGCCGCAGCGTGCGGCTGGGCGTGCAGCTGAGCTACTGAAGAGGGACCGATGATGCCGATTCCACTGGCGCGGAGCGCCTCCGGCCCAACCCGCAGGCTGCTTTCCATCGACGCGCTGCGCGGGCTGGTGATCCTGATCATGCTGCTGGACCATGTGCGGGACATGTTCTTCCTGCACGTGCCGGTCGGCGATCCGATGGACGTCGCCGCCATCTCGCCGGCGCTGTTCTTTTCGCGGACGCTGGCCCACCTGTGCGCGCCGGTGTTTATCGGCCTGGCGGGGGTCTCGGCCTGGCTCTATGGCAACGCCGGCCATGACCGGCGCGCGGTCAGCGGCTTCCTGTTCAGGCGCGGCCTGTTCCTGGTGGTGCTGGAGCTGACCCTGGTGGGCTATGCCTGGACCTGGCGGCTGCCGCCGCAGGTGATCTACCTGCAGGTGATCTGGGCCATCGGGCTGAGCATGCTGGCGCTGGCGGCACTGGTGTGGCTGCCGCGCGCGGCGCTGGTTGCGGTGGGCGTGGCACTGGTGGCCGGGCATAACCTGCTGAGCCCGCTGCATTTTCCCGTCGACAGTGCCTGGCACGTGCCCTGGGCGATCCTGCACGACCGCACCTGGATCGAGGTGGCCGACGGCTTGCGCGTGCGCACCTCATACCCGGTGCTGCCGTGGATCGGCGTGATCGCGCTGGGCTACGCGGCAGGGCCGTGGTTTGCCACCGGCGTGCCCGCGCGCGTGCGGCAGCTGCGGCTGGCCGGATGGGGCGTGGCGATGCTGGCCGGGTTTGCCGGCCTGCGCGCGCTCAATGGCTACGGCCAGGAGCAGAAATGGATGCCAGGCGCGGATGCCCTGCATACCGCGATGAGCTTCCTCAACGTCACCAAGTACCCGCCGTCGCTGCTGTTCCTGCTGCTGACGCTGGGCACCGGCTGCCTGCTGCTGGCGTGGCTGGAGCGCGTGCAGGGCGGCCGGGCGGCGCGCTGCCTGGCCGTGTTCGGCGCGGTGCCGATGTTCTTCTACCTGCTGCACCTGTATGTGCTGCAGGGCCTGTACCAGTTTTGCGTGTACCGCTGGGGGCTGAACCAGGGCCGCGTGTTCGGCTTCGACCATGTCTGGCAGCTGTGGCTGGTGGCAGCGGTGCTGGCGCTGGTGCTGTGGCCGGCGGTGCGCTGGTTCGCCGCGCTGAAGGCGGCGCGGCGCGACTGGCGCTGGCTGAAATACTTCTGACCAGCGTCTCCGCGCCGCGCGTGCCTTAGCGCGGCGCAGTCGCGGCAGGGGCCGGCTGGACCGGCTGGACCGTTGCCGGGGACGGTGCCGGCGCTTGCGGTTGCACCGCGGGTTGCGGCTGCGCGACGGGCTGTTGTTGTGCGACGGCTTGCGGCTGTGCGACGGCTTGCGGCTGCGCGACGGCTTGCGGCTGCGCCCCCGCCTGCGGTCGCGCGACGGCTTGCGGCTGCGCAACAGCCTGAGGTTGCGCCACCGCCTGGGGCCGCGCCGCTGCCTGCGGCCGGGCAACGGCCGCCGCCTGGCTCCCGCCGCCGGCCACCGGCGCGGCCTCGGTCACTTCGCGCCAGCCTCCGCCCAGCGCCTTGTACAGCGACACGCGGCTGGTCAGCCCGGCCAGCTTGTAGGTGATCAGCGCCTGCTGCGCGGTGTAGAGCTGGCGCTGCGCATCGAACACGCCGAAGTAGTCGTCCACGCCGTTCTTGAAGCGCATCTCCGACAGCCGCCGGGTTTCGCTGCCCTCGCGCACCAGCGCTTCCTGCGCCTGCACCTGGCGCTCGTAGGTGGCGCGTGCCGCCATGCTGTCGGCCACTTCGCGGAAGGCGGTCTGGATGGTCTTCTCGTAGTTGGCGACGTTGATGTCCTTGCGCACGTTGGCCGCATCCAGGCCGGCGCGGTTGCGTCCCGCATCGAAGATCGGCACCGTCAGCTGCGGCGCAAAGACCCACGCCATGCCGCCCGAGAACAATCCGGCCAGGCTGCTGCTGGCCACGCCCAGCGCGCCGGTCAGCGAGATGCGCGGGAAGAAGGCTGCGCGCGCCGCGCCGATATTGGCGTTGGCGGCCTTGAGCCGGTGCTCGGCGTCGAGGATGTCGGGCCGGCGCACCAGCACGCTGGAAGGCAGGCCTTCCGGGAACTCGCGCATCAGCATGCGTGCGTCGAGCGGGTCGGGCGCGGGGGCATTCGGATTCGCAGGCGCGGCACCGGCATCCAGCACCGACTTTGGCAGCGGGCCGCCGATCAGCAGTGCCAGCGCGTTCTCGTCCTGCGCCACCTGCCGGGTGTACTGCTCCACGCCCACCTGCGCGGTCTGCACCTGGGTTTGCGCGCGGTGCTGGTCCAGCTGCGCCATCGCGCCCACCTGGTGCCCGCGCCGCACCATCTCCGCCGCGTCCTGCTGGGTCTTGAGCGTGTCCTGCGACAGCTGCAGCAGCGCGCGGTCGGCGCGCAGCGTCAGGTAGGCGCTGGCCACTTCCGCCACCAGGCTGATCTGCGCGCTTCGGCGCGCCTCCTCGGTGGCCATGTATTCCTCCAGCGCGGCATGCTTGAGGCTGCGCACGCGGCCGAAGAAGTCCAGCTCGAACGCGGTCAGGCCGATGCCGGCGTTGTACGTGGTGATCTGCGGCGACTGTCCCGCCGCGCGCAGCCGTTGCGGCAGCCGCTGCGACACCACGCCGGCAGTGCCCTCCACGGTGGGGAACTGCGCCGCGCGCTGGATCTGGTACAGCGCGCGGGCTTCGTCGATGGCCAGCGTGGCCATGCGCAGGTCGCGGTTGTTGGCCAGCGCCAGCTCGATCAGCTGGCGCAGCTGCGGGTCGACGAAGACATCGCGCCAGCCCAGGTCGGCGGCAGAGGGGCCGGGGGGCTGCGCCGGCTGGCCTGGCTGTGCCGACTGCGCGGTGGCGTTGGCCGGCCTGGCTTGCGAAGTGCGGTAGGCCGCGCCGTCCGGCCATGCTGACGGGATCGGGGCTTCGGGGCGCTGGTATTGCGGCTCGAGCGTGCACGCGGCAAGCGCCAGGACAAGCGCGCCGGGCAGCAGCAGGCGTGGCGGCAGGGGCGTACGGCATCGGGGGCGGGGCAGGCTTCGCATGGATCGTTCCGGAGAGAGAAAGGGATAGCAGCAGGGGTCAGCCCATCAGCGCGCGCCGCATGAAGCGCGAGATCGCCAGCCGGGGCTGCCCTTGTCGGGCAATGTTGTGGGCGGGGTCGGTGAACAGCAGCCGGATCAGCGCGTGGCGCGCGGCCATGCTGGCATGCAGCGCGATGCCCAGCAGCTGGCCGTCGCGGCGCACCACGCGGCACGGGATCCAGCCGGTCTGCGCCAGCCACAGCGCGCCCTCCATGCCGGGGCGGAAGGCCGGCGCCAGCGGCGTGATCACGGCCACGCCGTTGCAGGACAGGTCTTTGGTGGTGACGCGGTACTCGCGCCCGTCGACGCGCAGCAGCGCGGCGGCATGGTGCGGAAAGCGCTCTTCCTTGCGCGGGCGCGGCAACTCCACGCACACCAGCAACGAGGCCAGGTACAGCATCAGCGCCACCCCGGTCCAGATCGTGTTGAAGGCCAGCCCTTGCGCATCGGGGTCGACCATCAGCGCGCGGCCCAGCCCGAGCGCGGAGAAGCCCAGCAGGCCCGCGTACAGCGCGGCGAACTTGCCGTGGATCACCAGCTTGGAGCGGTCCAGCCCCTTGTTGGTCACCTTGAACGGCCGCCCGAACGGCTTGAACATGGCGCTGACCAGCGATGCGGTCACCGCCAGCGCCGCGACGATCTGCGTGACCTCGGTAAAGATCGGCAAGGCGCGCTGCCCGGTGATCCAGATGCTGTACGCCCAGTACGCCACCAGCGCGGGCAGGCCATAGGCCAGGAACTGCAGCGGCTCGCCGTACAGCGTGGAGACGCCGAAGTACCAGTACAGCAGCGGCCCCGCCAGCAGCATCAGCGTGAACGGGCGCGACAGCCAGTGCAGCAGCCCGTGCACATAGTGCAGGCGCTGCATCCCGGTGTAGCCGCGCCCGCGCAGCGGCCCGTCGGCGGTCAGCGCCACCTGGATCGTGCCCAGCCCCCAGCGGCTGCGCTGGCTGATGTACTCGGGCAGGCCTTCGGCGGACAGGCCCACGCTCAGGCGCTCGTTGAGCCAGCGCGTGATATAGCCGTGCGGCAGCAGCCGGTAGGTCAGGTGGATGTCTTCGGTCACGGTGCCGGTGGGGAAGCCGCCGATCAGCTCGATCAGGTCGCGCCGCACCACGAACGAGGTGCCGATGCAGAACGCCGCGCCCCAGGCATCCTTGGCCGGCTGCATCACGTCGAAGAACGCGCGCTGCTCGTCGACCCAGCATTCGGTGGCGCGCAGGTTGTACTGGATCGGGTCGGCGTTGTAGTAGAACTGGGGCGTCTGCACCACGCCCACGCGCGGGTCGGCGAACAGGCCCACGGTGCGCAGCAGGATGTTGCGATGGGGCGCGAAGTCGGCGTCGAGCACCAGGATGTAGGGCGCACCGCCGGCGGCGTCGCTGTGGCGCAGGCCGTTGTTGAGGTTGCCCGCCTTGGCGTGGGCGTTGTCCGGGCGCGTCACGTAGTGCGCGCCGACGCGCTCGCAGAACTCGCGCAGCCAGTCGCGGCGGGTGTCGTCGAGCACCCAGACGCGGAAGTCCGGGTAGTCGATCGCCAGCGCCGAGACGATGGTCTTCTCCAGGATCTCCAGCCCTTCGTTGTAGGTGGCGATGAAGATGTCCACCGGCGGCACCTGCTGCGCGCGGCGCAGCGCGGCCTCGCCCGCGTCGGCATCGGGCGTGTGGTTGCTGGTGCGGGCCAGCACCACGATCGACAGCAGCGTGTAGGCCAGCGTCATGCACTCGAAGGCAAAGAACGCATGCGCCCATACGCTGGCGAAAGTCATCTGCCAGTCGGGCAGGGTTTCGCGGACGCGCCAGGTCAGGTACACGCCCAGCAGCAGCGCGGTGACGCCGCCGAACAGGATGCGGTCCGCCGCACGATCGTGCCGGCACAGCAGCGACAGCAGCACCACGGCCAGCAGCACGCCGCCGTTGATGACCAGCAGCGTCTGGTTTTCCAGGAAGAGGGCGAACATCGTCAGTCCTTGTTGTTGGCAGTGCCGGTGTTGCCGGAGGCGGCAATCGCCGGCGGCGGGCATGACGGGTCCAGGCAGCCGCCCGGGCGAAACGGGTTCCAGCGCGCGGCGGCCAGCACCGCCCAGGCGGTCGCGCCCAGGTGCGGCAGGTGGAAGTAGTGGAAGTCCTCCGTGGTGGAGGTCGGGCCGATCGACAGCCCGGTGCTGATGCGCGCCTGCGGCGTGGCGTAGAGCATGCCGGACGGCGCGCGCTGCGCGCGCAGCAGCGGCCACAGCGGCGCGGCCTGCCGCGCCTGTCCCGCGGCCTGCAGCACCAGCGCGGCCTGCCCGGTGCCTTCGGTCCAGATGCCGTCAGGGCTGCCCTTGAAGCCGTAGCCGGCGCCGGCGCGGTGCTTCGCCTCGACCCACGCCAGGTTGCGGCGCCAGTCCGCCGGCGGCTCGGGGAAGGCGATCAGCGGCCACAGCACGGCATCCAGCGCCGAAGGGGCGGCATTGGGCGCGCGCCCGTCGTCGTGCGTGCCGATGATGAAGCGGCCCTCGCGCGGCTGCCACATGGCGCTGACAAAGCCGCGCGAGCGCGCCGCGCCGTCGCGCCAGCGCGGCTCGTTGCGCACGCTGGCCAGCCAGCTGAAGGCGGCATAGGTGTCGACGTTGTGCTCGGTGGATTTCCAGCCCTGGCGGATCTGCTTCGGCTCATGGCCGAAGAAGCCGCCGATATAGCCGGCCGGCGCGGCCGGGTCCGGCACGGTGGCATGCACCCAGCCCATCAGCGCCGCGGCACCGTCCAGATAGCGCGCATCGCGCGTGGCGTCATGCACTGCCAGCAGCAGCAGCGCGGCCCAGGCCACGTTGCCGGTGGCGGTGCCGGCCTGGTAGGCGTCTTCGAACCAGCGCTTGCTCGGTTCGTCCCACCAGCCCGGCAGCGGCACCGGGCCCGCCGGCAACGGCCCGGCGCGATAGGCGTTGCGCAGGCGCGCGTCGCGGAAGTGGCGGTCCTGGCGCGTGGCCTGCAGCACCGCATCGGCAATGCGGCGGGCTTCGGCGGGCCGCTTGCACGCGATCAGCGCGATGCCGGCCAGCGCGTTGTCGTAGACGAAGGCGGCATTGCGCAGCGCCGGCGCCAGCGGCTCGCCGCCCGGCGCGGGCTCGTAGCTAGGCAGGAACAGCGGGCCGCCGCCGCCGGCGCGGCCGACTTGCTCGGTCAGCGCCTTGCAGCCTTCGGCCAGCAGCGCCTGCTGCGCGGGGTCTGCGGCGTCTGCAGCGTTCGCGGCGCGTGCCGCAACTGGCGACAGCGCCAGCAGGGTGGGAAACAGCGCGGGAAGCAGCGCGCCGGCGGCCAGGCGGGGCAGGCGTGCAGTCGGGATCGGCAGTCGCATCCGGCTCTCCTTTGCGCGCGCTTACAGCGATGCGCGCAACTGGCCCAGCCAGCTCTGGTTCAGCGTGACGCGCGCCCAGCGGCCCATGCCGCAGTGCCCGGACTGCGCCGATGCAGCGGGCGCCGCCGCGGCGGCCGTGCCTGCCGTGCCGGGCGTGGCGGTGGTGGCAGAGGCCGCGCCGGCCTTCGCCGGCAGGTTGCCCAGCGGGCGGTCGAGCTTGGCGATCACGTAGATCTCGTTCTTCTCGATCGGCGGGAACGGCACGAAGTAGCGCGCCTGGTCGCCGTCCGGCGCGCGCGGCAGCACCTCGGCCACCGATGCCGGCAGCGCCGTGGTCACGCCGTCGACCTGCACGTTCAGGCGCGCACCGGGCAGCAGGTTGTCGCTGAGGCTGCGCGGGAACACCGCCACCACGCGCGTCTGCGCGCAGTTGCTGGCGCGCGCCAGCGTGGCGCCGGCGGCAACGCGCATGCCTGGCTGCGCGATCAGGTCTTCGATGGTGCCGGGCTCGGGCGAGCGGATCTCCAGGTTGGACAGCCGCTCGATGCGCTCCTGCTCGGTGGCGATCATTTCGTCGACGGACTTGCCGTAGGCTTCCAGCTGCTCCAGCTCTGCCGTCAGCTGCGCCGCTTCCGCGCCCAGCACCTGGCGCCGCTGCGCGAGCGTGGCGCTGGGGCCGTCGGTGGACGACGCATAGACCTTGTTGCGCGACGCCTGGCTTTCGCCGATGGCGTTGTCGAGCTCGGCCCTGGCCGCGGCCTTGGCGTTGGACAGCATCGACAGCTGGTAGCGCGAGGCATTGGTGTAGGCCTCGCTGACCGCGCCGGCCCACTGCATGCTCTGGTTGCGGTTGACCACTTCCTGCTGCTGGTCTTCCTGGGCATTGGCCGAGGCCAGCCGCGCCTCCAGCGCGCGCACGCGCGCGGCGTGCTCGCGTTGCGCGGCGCTGTTGTAGCGCTGCAGGTCCTGCTCGGTGGCGGCCATCAGCCGGCGGTTGCTTTCCAGCCGCGCCTTGGCGGAGTCATAGCGCTGCTGGTTGTCGAGCTTCTTGCCGGTCAGGTCGACCAGCAGCGAACGGTCGATGTTGGGGTTCTGCACCACCATCAGCGCCTGGTTGGCCGTGAACGGCTGGCCCGCGGCCACCATCTGCTTCATCACCACGCCTTCCACCGGCGACGTCACCAGGCTGACCGGGCTGTTCACCACCGCACGCTCCGACGAGCGCGTAAACACATTTGGAAACATGATCGTCAGCACGGCCCAGATGATGAACAGCACCACGCCGTAGCCCGCCATGCGCGGCACGATATGCCATAGCGGCACGGCGACGGGCTGCGGGCGCTGCACCAGGCCGTCGCCCTGGGGATGGCGCAGCGGGGCCGGGGTCAGTGGATGAGGGCGCGGCGGCGGGTTGTTGCGCTGGTCGGCCATGGTGTTGTTCTCCGGCAAGCAAAAGTCAAAAAGCATCCCCGCCGGCATCCGGCGCATGGATGCCGGGCGAGCGTATTCGTCAGGCAAGCGTGCGGCGTCGCGCAAGGGCAGTCGCGCGTGGCCCGGCTTGCAAGTCCCCAATTCAGCTTGTTGTCTGCAGCACGCGCGATGTGGCTGGGCCGTATCGGCGCACTTTGCAATCGGACCGACATACCGCATGCAGCGGCGTGCAGCCCGTGGAGTTGCCCGGCTTCATCCAGGCAGAGTTGAACAATGGCCAGTCGATGGCCAAGACATGGCGGCCCGCTGAAGCAAAGATTCACGCACTCAGGCCGCCGCAGGTGAGTTAAGGCTAGTCAGTTGCCCCTTTGCTTGCTGTAAGAATGTGTAAGAGGAGGCTGTAGCACTGCTTAACACGGCATTAACATGGCGTGCGGTGCAGGGGCGTGGTGGCCCAATGGCTGCGCTTGCGCGCGCGAGGCGTGGTCTCGCAGCTAGTCGTCGCTGCCGAGCGGCGGCGCGATATGCTCGAGCGGACGGCGTTCCGCATCGATGCCGTAGCGCAAGGCCAGCAGGCCGGCAACGATCACCAGCGCCGCGCCGAAGCCGTAGCCCGCGGCCACCGCTTCGCGGCTGCCGCTTTCGATCAGCGCGCCCAGCAGCAGCGGCGCGATGAAGCCGCCGGTGCCGGTGCCCACGGCGTAGAACACCGAGATCGCCAGCGCGCGCATTTCCAGCGGAAAGACTTCGCTCGCGGTCAGGTAGGCGGAACTGGCCGCGGCCGATGCCAGGAAGAACACGGCGGACCAGCACAGCGCCTGCGTGCGCGCATCGAGCCAGCCCTGCACGAAGGCCCAGCCGGTCAAGGCGAGGCCAACGCCGGACAGCACGTAGGTGGCGGCAATCATGCGCCGGCGCCCGACCTGGTCGAACAGCGGCCCGAGCAGCAGCGGGCCCAGCGCATTGCCGAGCGCGAACGGAAAGATGTAGAGCGCCACGCGCGTTTCCGGCACGCCATAGAAGCGCGACAGTACCAGCGCATAGGTGAAGAAGATCGCGTTGTAGAAGAAGGCCTGCGCCACCATCAGCGCCAGCGTGATCAGGCTGCGCTGGCGAAAGCGCCGCAGCAGCAGGCGCATGACTTCGCCCACGCCCGGGGCGGCGCGCCGGCGCATCGCCACTGCCACGCAATCGGGCGCAATCGGCGGCAGCGGCCCGTGGCTGGCGCGCACTTCGGCCTCGATCGCGGCGATGATGCGCTCGGCCTCTTCGAGCCTGCCGTGCGTGGCAAGCCAGCGCGGGCTCTCCGGCACATGCCGGCGCACCAGCACGATCGCGACCGCCAGTACCGCGCCGAGCGCGAAGCAGGCGCGCCAGCCCCACACCGGGCCGAATACGCGCGCATCCAGCAGCACCAGGCTGAGCCCCGCCCCCAGCGCCGCGCCCAGCCAGAAGCTGCCGTTGATGGCAAGGTTCACGCGGCCGCGCACGCGTGCGGGAATCAGTTCGTCGATGGCGGAATTGATCGCGGCATACTCGCCGCCGATGCCCAGGCCGGTGCAGAAGCGGCAGGCGGCAAAGAAGGCAAAGTCGGGCGCGAACGCGGTCGCCAGCGTCGCCACCATGTAGACCGCGAGCGTGGCCAGGAACAGCCGCTTGCGCCCGAGCCGGTCGGCCATGCGCCCGAACACCAGCGCACCCAGCACCGCGCCCGCGATGTAGAGCGAGCCCGACCAGCCCACCTGGGTCGCGCTCAGCCCCAGCGTATCGGGCCGCTCCAGCACGGCGCCGACCGAGCCGACCAGCGTGACTTCCAGGCCATCGAGCACCCAGGCCACGCCCAGCGCGATCGCCACGCGCCAGTGCCAGCGCGACCACGGCAGGCGGTCGAGCCGCCCGGGAATGTCGGTGCGGAAGGTGGTGTCGGCAGGCGGGCTGGCGAGCGCGGTATCGGTTGGCATTGCCAACCAGTATAGGAAACGCGGGGCGCGCCGCTCAGCGGTACAGCACGGTCGGCAGCCAGAGGCCGATTTCCGGGAAGACGTAGAGCAGCACCAGCGCAATCAGCTGGATGCCCATGAACGGCAGCATGCCCAGGAAGATCTGGTTCAGCGTGACATGCGGCGGCGCCACGCCCTTCAGGTAGAACGCCGCCATCGCCACCGGCGGCGACAGGAACGCGGTCTGCAGGTTCAGCGCCACCAGCAGCCCGAAGAACAGCGGATCGATGCCGAAGTTGTCCAGCAGCGGGATAAAGATCGGCATGAAGATGATGATGATCTCGGTCCACTCCAGCGGCCAGCCCAGCAGGAAGATGATGAGCTGCGCCAGGATCATGAACTGCACCGGCGACAGGTTCATCGACAGCACCCACTGCTCGACCAGCGCCTGCCCGCCCAGCAGCGCGAACGCCGCCGAGAAGATCGACGAGCCCACGAACAGCCAGCACACCATGGCGCTGGTCTTGGCCGTCAGCAGCACCGATTCCTTGAGCACGCGGAAATTCAGCTGCCGGTACGCGGCCGCCAGCAGCGCGCCGCCGAGCGAGCCGACCGCGGCGGCCTCGGTGGGCGTGGCCAGGCCGAACACGATCGACCCCAGCACTGCCAGGATCAGCAGCGCCAGCGGGAAGAACGAGGTCAGCAGCATCTTGAAGATTTCCACCCGCGCAAAGCTGAAGCGCCAGTAGAAGTACACCAGCAGCAAGCCCGCCACCGCCAGCGTGATCCAGAACCAGCGCGGCGCCGCGACGGCCGCCGCGGCGGGCGGGGCCGGCGGCCGGGCATTCGCTTCGGTGGCCGGTGTGGCTGGTGCAGCGGGAGCGGGAACGGGAGCGGGAGCGGCGGCCGGCGCCGCCGGTTCCTCCGACGGCGGCGCCGCCAGGTCGTCCACCGAAGCGCTGCTTTCTTCGGCGCCGCCCAGCGAGAGCGGCGACTCGACGGCGATGCTCGCGGCCGGCGCGGTGACCGCGCTGTAGATCGTCCCCATCACCAGCGCCGTCGCCAGCGCCGGCAGCAGCACGATGCCGAGCTGGCGCGCGAACACGGCGGTGGGCACCTCGGCGTTGCGCGGGCCCTTGAGCGCACGCATCAGGCCCGCGCCCAGCGCCGGCAGCGCGTGGGTGCTGCCGCGCGCTTGCAGGCTGCGCGCCACTGGCGGCAGCGGCACCACGCGCTCGGCCTCTGGCAGCGGCGGCGCCAGTGCGGGCTTGAGCTTGGCCAGCAGCACGATG
Proteins encoded in this region:
- a CDS encoding MFS transporter; the encoded protein is MPTDTALASPPADTTFRTDIPGRLDRLPWSRWHWRVAIALGVAWVLDGLEVTLVGSVGAVLERPDTLGLSATQVGWSGSLYIAGAVLGALVFGRMADRLGRKRLFLATLAVYMVATLATAFAPDFAFFAACRFCTGLGIGGEYAAINSAIDELIPARVRGRVNLAINGSFWLGAALGAGLSLVLLDARVFGPVWGWRACFALGAVLAVAIVLVRRHVPESPRWLATHGRLEEAERIIAAIEAEVRASHGPLPPIAPDCVAVAMRRRAAPGVGEVMRLLLRRFRQRSLITLALMVAQAFFYNAIFFTYALVLSRFYGVPETRVALYIFPFALGNALGPLLLGPLFDQVGRRRMIAATYVLSGVGLALTGWAFVQGWLDARTQALCWSAVFFLASAAASSAYLTASEVFPLEMRALAISVFYAVGTGTGGFIAPLLLGALIESGSREAVAAGYGFGAALVIVAGLLALRYGIDAERRPLEHIAPPLGSDD
- a CDS encoding TRAP transporter large permease; this encodes MRKELWFGVVLMALIIGAVVWFMPAPGDWTNGHLGLLMLALIVVAIMLGFPTAFTLMGMGVLFAWLAYRDANPEIAVQQTLDLMVQRAYAVMTNDVLISVPLFVFMGYLVERSNLIEKLFRSLHLALAWIPGSLAVATLVTCAIFATATGIVGAVVTLMGLLAFPAMLRAGYSTSMSAGAVTAGGCLGILIPPSVLLIVYGATAGVSVVQLYAGAFFPGLMLTGLYVLYIVLLAKLKPALAPPLPEAERVVPLPPVARSLQARGSTHALPALGAGLMRALKGPRNAEVPTAVFARQLGIVLLPALATALVMGTIYSAVTAPAASIAVESPLSLGGAEESSASVDDLAAPPSEEPAAPAAAPAPVPAPAAPATPATEANARPPAPPAAAAVAAPRWFWITLAVAGLLLVYFYWRFSFARVEIFKMLLTSFFPLALLILAVLGSIVFGLATPTEAAAVGSLGGALLAAAYRQLNFRVLKESVLLTAKTSAMVCWLFVGSSIFSAAFALLGGQALVEQWVLSMNLSPVQFMILAQLIIFLLGWPLEWTEIIIIFMPIFIPLLDNFGIDPLFFGLLVALNLQTAFLSPPVAMAAFYLKGVAPPHVTLNQIFLGMLPFMGIQLIALVLLYVFPEIGLWLPTVLYR